Proteins encoded by one window of Homoserinimonas aerilata:
- the leuD gene encoding 3-isopropylmalate dehydratase small subunit, with protein MEKVSIITGVAAPLKRSNVDTDQIIPAVFLKRVTKTGFDDALFHGWRQDPEFVLNQSAFQGARVLIAGPDFGTGSSREHAVWALRDFGFAAVLSPRFGDIFRGNSGKQGLLAGQISEDDVEALWAQIDANPGVEATVDLQERTATIGELTVPFQIDDYTRWRLLEGFDDIGLTLRDEDKITEFESRRESWRPKTLPARQAAGTE; from the coding sequence ATGGAGAAGGTCAGCATCATCACAGGAGTCGCAGCGCCGCTCAAGCGCTCCAACGTCGACACCGACCAGATCATCCCCGCAGTGTTCCTGAAGAGGGTCACGAAGACGGGATTCGATGACGCGCTGTTCCATGGGTGGCGGCAGGACCCCGAGTTCGTGCTCAACCAGTCGGCGTTCCAGGGTGCCCGCGTGCTCATCGCAGGCCCTGACTTCGGCACCGGCTCCAGCCGTGAACATGCCGTCTGGGCCCTGCGTGACTTCGGCTTCGCGGCCGTTCTGAGCCCCCGCTTCGGCGACATCTTCCGTGGCAACTCGGGCAAGCAGGGTCTTCTCGCTGGCCAGATCAGCGAGGACGACGTCGAGGCGCTGTGGGCGCAGATCGACGCCAACCCCGGCGTCGAGGCGACCGTTGACCTGCAGGAGCGCACCGCGACGATCGGCGAGCTGACCGTCCCCTTCCAGATCGACGACTACACGCGCTGGCGCCTGCTCGAGGGCTTCGATGACATCGGGCTCACGCTGCGCGACGAAGACAAGATCACCGAATTCGAGAGTCGGCGCGAATCATGGCGCCCCAAGACCCTCCCAGCACGACAGGCAGCGGGTACAGAGTGA
- the murA gene encoding UDP-N-acetylglucosamine 1-carboxyvinyltransferase, which yields MLSDQIVINGGKPLKGTIEVRGAKNLVTKAMVAALLGETPSVLRGVPDISDVQVVRGLLEVYGVGVTSPTPGELHFDTSNVEKAHFAEIDAHAGASRIPILFCGPLLHRLGEARIPDLGGCRIGDRPIDFHLDALRAFGAVVDKSYEGIYITAPDGLKGTEIELPYPSVGATEQVILTAVRAKGTTELRNAAIEPEIMDLIAILQKMGAIISLEANRVILIEGVDRLEGYSHDALFDRNEVASWASAALATHGDIVVKGARQAEMMTFLNVYRKVGGKFDIQDDGIRFWHPGGELKPVTVETDVHPGFMTDWQQPLIVALTQAQGTSIVHETVYENRFGFTEALGVMGADIVVHTNGLPDHPRRVARRDFEQAAVITGPTPLHGAELYVPDLRGGFSHLIAALTAEGQSTISNMGIISRGYEHIIEKLAALGADFVYEG from the coding sequence ATGCTCTCCGACCAGATCGTCATCAACGGCGGCAAGCCGCTGAAGGGCACCATCGAGGTGCGCGGGGCGAAGAACCTGGTCACCAAGGCGATGGTCGCGGCGCTGCTCGGGGAGACCCCCAGCGTGCTGCGCGGCGTGCCAGACATCAGCGATGTGCAGGTCGTGCGCGGCCTGCTGGAGGTCTACGGGGTGGGGGTCACCAGCCCCACGCCCGGCGAGCTGCACTTCGACACCTCCAACGTGGAGAAGGCGCACTTCGCCGAGATCGACGCCCACGCGGGCGCGAGCCGCATCCCGATCCTGTTCTGCGGGCCGCTGCTGCATCGCCTGGGCGAGGCCCGCATCCCCGACCTCGGCGGTTGCCGCATCGGCGACCGGCCCATCGACTTCCACCTCGACGCACTGCGCGCCTTCGGTGCGGTCGTGGACAAGAGCTACGAGGGCATCTACATCACGGCGCCCGACGGCCTCAAGGGAACAGAGATCGAGCTGCCCTACCCGAGCGTCGGCGCCACAGAGCAGGTCATCCTGACTGCTGTGCGGGCGAAGGGCACCACCGAGCTGCGCAATGCGGCCATCGAGCCCGAGATCATGGACCTCATCGCCATCCTGCAGAAGATGGGTGCCATCATCTCGCTCGAGGCGAACCGGGTCATCCTCATCGAGGGCGTCGACCGCCTCGAGGGCTACAGTCATGACGCACTCTTCGACCGCAATGAGGTCGCCAGCTGGGCATCCGCCGCTCTTGCGACGCACGGCGACATCGTCGTCAAGGGTGCCCGCCAGGCCGAGATGATGACCTTCCTCAACGTGTACCGCAAGGTCGGCGGCAAGTTCGACATCCAGGACGACGGCATCCGCTTCTGGCATCCGGGCGGCGAACTGAAGCCTGTGACGGTCGAGACGGATGTCCACCCCGGCTTCATGACCGACTGGCAGCAGCCGCTCATCGTCGCGCTCACGCAGGCGCAGGGCACCTCGATCGTGCACGAGACGGTGTACGAGAACCGCTTCGGGTTCACCGAGGCGCTCGGCGTCATGGGTGCCGACATCGTCGTGCACACGAACGGACTGCCCGATCACCCGCGCCGGGTGGCGCGTCGCGACTTCGAGCAGGCCGCCGTCATCACGGGCCCCACGCCGCTGCACGGCGCGGAGCTCTACGTGCCCGATCTGCGCGGTGGCTTCAGCCACCTCATCGCCGCGCTCACCGCGGAGGGACAGTCGACGATCAGCAACATGGGCATCATCAGCCGCGGTTACGAGCACATCATCGAGAAGCTCGCCGCGCTCGGCGCCGACTTCGTCTACGAGGGGTAG
- a CDS encoding lysophospholipid acyltransferase family protein yields the protein MTADQKPRSEKNAIFRLLAFLALPFMHLVARYEIIDGHKLPKQGAFVLSPNHYSEIDPVVIGVVMWKLGRMPRFLAKASLFKVPVLSWLLRASGQIPVERTGSARNSEPLKAAATLVEKQLAVVIYPEGSLTREPNLWPMRGKSGAVRMALEADVPLIPAAHWGTQLVMPRYAKKISLFPRKSISVKFGDPVDLSAYRGRRLGAAELAEATDLVMAAIAGLASDLRGEPAPAERWDPTKNNQKETGRF from the coding sequence GTGACAGCTGACCAGAAGCCGCGTTCAGAGAAGAATGCGATCTTCAGACTCCTGGCGTTTCTCGCACTGCCCTTCATGCATCTCGTCGCACGCTACGAGATCATCGACGGGCACAAACTGCCCAAGCAGGGCGCATTCGTTCTTTCGCCCAACCACTACAGCGAGATCGATCCGGTCGTCATCGGGGTCGTGATGTGGAAGCTGGGGCGTATGCCCAGATTCCTGGCGAAGGCGTCGCTCTTCAAGGTTCCCGTTCTGTCGTGGCTGCTGCGCGCATCCGGCCAGATTCCTGTCGAGCGCACCGGGTCGGCGCGCAACTCCGAGCCTCTGAAGGCTGCCGCGACCCTCGTCGAGAAGCAGCTTGCCGTCGTGATCTACCCGGAGGGGTCGCTCACGCGTGAGCCGAATCTGTGGCCCATGCGCGGCAAGTCGGGTGCGGTGCGCATGGCCCTCGAGGCCGATGTTCCGCTGATCCCTGCGGCGCATTGGGGAACCCAGCTCGTGATGCCCCGCTACGCGAAGAAGATCAGTCTGTTTCCGCGCAAATCGATCAGCGTGAAGTTCGGTGACCCGGTGGATCTCTCCGCCTATCGTGGGCGTCGTCTCGGCGCGGCCGAACTCGCGGAGGCGACAGATCTGGTGATGGCCGCCATCGCGGGTCTCGCATCCGATCTTCGGGGTGAGCCTGCACCCGCCGAGCGCTGGGACCCGACGAAGAACAACCAGAAGGAGACGGGCCGGTTTTGA
- a CDS encoding NAD(P)H-dependent glycerol-3-phosphate dehydrogenase, with translation MISTRPIRIPIEGATRVAVLGAGSWGTTFAKILADGGADVALWARRPELAREIAESKRNSDYLPGVNLPRTLWSSHVIEEVLDGAEMVFLSVPSQSLRSNLRDFGSLIPRDALVVSLMKGVEKGSRARMSEVITQELGIDPARIAVASGPNLALEIAKEQPTAAVVASTSLDTATRVAMVATNPYFRAFVNTDVIGTEFGGVLKNLIAVAIGIVDGVGYGENTKASIITRGLVEMTDFSVAYGAQASTLSGLAGLGDLIATCESSLSRNNTAGRLLGQGYSFSDVIKQMNQTAEGLSSVAPVLELAQEKGVVMPIVSQVAEVLAGTMNPRDIAPHLTTDSALPQGE, from the coding sequence TTGATCAGCACGAGGCCGATCCGCATCCCCATCGAGGGCGCCACCAGGGTGGCCGTGCTCGGTGCGGGCAGCTGGGGCACCACCTTCGCCAAGATCCTCGCCGACGGTGGGGCGGATGTCGCGCTGTGGGCGCGCAGACCGGAACTGGCGCGCGAGATCGCCGAGAGCAAGCGCAACAGTGACTACCTGCCGGGCGTGAACCTGCCGCGCACGCTCTGGTCGAGCCATGTCATCGAGGAGGTGCTCGACGGCGCCGAGATGGTGTTCCTGTCGGTGCCGAGCCAGTCGCTGCGCAGCAACCTGCGTGACTTCGGGTCGCTGATCCCGCGGGATGCGCTTGTCGTGAGCCTCATGAAGGGTGTCGAGAAGGGCAGCCGCGCTCGCATGAGCGAGGTCATCACGCAGGAACTCGGCATCGACCCGGCACGCATCGCCGTGGCATCCGGCCCCAATCTGGCGCTCGAGATCGCCAAGGAGCAGCCGACGGCCGCGGTTGTGGCATCCACGAGCCTCGACACGGCGACCCGGGTGGCGATGGTCGCCACCAACCCGTACTTCAGGGCTTTCGTGAACACGGATGTCATCGGCACGGAGTTCGGCGGCGTACTCAAGAACCTCATCGCGGTGGCCATCGGCATCGTCGACGGCGTCGGCTACGGCGAGAACACGAAGGCGTCGATCATCACGCGCGGGCTCGTCGAGATGACCGACTTCTCGGTCGCCTACGGCGCGCAGGCGTCGACGCTCTCAGGCCTCGCAGGCCTGGGCGACCTCATCGCCACCTGCGAGTCTTCGCTGTCGCGCAACAACACGGCCGGACGTCTGCTTGGCCAGGGCTACAGTTTCTCCGATGTGATCAAGCAGATGAACCAGACGGCGGAGGGGCTCTCCTCGGTGGCGCCGGTGCTTGAGCTGGCGCAGGAGAAGGGTGTGGTCATGCCCATCGTCTCGCAGGTCGCCGAGGTGCTCGCCGGCACGATGAACCCGCGCGACATCGCGCCGCACCTCACGACCGACTCGGCGCTGCCGCAGGGGGAGTAG
- a CDS encoding pyridoxal phosphate-dependent decarboxylase family protein → MSARREEYREALSRAHSHVLEWLDSVRARPVGPRKTADELLPSFSMPLQEHPIDAADVVDELARLAEPGLMAMPSGRFFGWVIGGTLPASLAADWLVTAWDQNAALRYATPATAAAEEAAGAWLLELLGLPSGADVGFTTGATGSNFVGLAAARRHVLDQVGWDLVTDGLTGAPRVNVFAGRDRHASVDLALGYLGLGKPIEVAADDQGRMSVSALAEAMGAVDGPAIVCLQAGNLHSGASDPMGEAAAVAHRHGAWVHVDGAFGLWAAASPSHRHQLAGLETCDSWATDAHKTLNVPYDCGVAIVSRPEAVRSVFGAHTSYLIADDHGPGDPFEKVPEFSRRARGVPVWAALRSLGRSGVVALVDRLVAHAQTFAGALADMPGVEVLNDVVFTQVSISFGSDERTRSITARIVADGTTWMSGSHWGGRDILRISVSNWSTDDDDVARSLAAIERAIAAEDAV, encoded by the coding sequence ATGTCCGCACGACGTGAGGAATATCGCGAGGCACTTTCCCGAGCACATTCCCATGTCCTCGAGTGGCTCGACTCGGTCCGGGCCCGGCCGGTAGGCCCCCGAAAGACGGCCGACGAGTTGCTGCCGTCGTTCTCGATGCCGTTGCAGGAGCATCCGATCGACGCGGCAGATGTGGTCGACGAGCTCGCGCGGCTTGCCGAACCCGGGCTGATGGCGATGCCGTCCGGCCGGTTCTTCGGCTGGGTCATCGGTGGCACGCTTCCGGCCTCGTTGGCGGCCGATTGGCTCGTCACCGCGTGGGATCAGAACGCTGCGCTCCGCTATGCGACCCCGGCGACGGCGGCCGCCGAGGAGGCCGCGGGAGCCTGGCTTCTCGAACTGCTGGGGTTGCCCTCGGGCGCAGATGTCGGCTTCACCACGGGCGCGACAGGATCGAACTTCGTCGGGCTGGCCGCAGCACGACGGCATGTGCTCGACCAGGTCGGATGGGATCTCGTCACCGATGGGCTGACCGGCGCGCCTCGGGTGAACGTCTTCGCAGGCCGCGATCGGCACGCATCCGTCGACCTGGCGCTGGGCTATCTCGGGCTCGGCAAGCCCATCGAGGTGGCGGCAGACGACCAGGGCCGCATGAGCGTGAGCGCGCTGGCAGAGGCGATGGGTGCCGTCGACGGCCCCGCCATCGTCTGTCTGCAGGCGGGCAATCTGCATTCCGGAGCATCCGATCCGATGGGGGAGGCGGCCGCCGTCGCCCACCGGCACGGCGCGTGGGTGCACGTGGACGGGGCCTTCGGCCTGTGGGCGGCAGCGAGCCCGAGCCATCGGCACCAGCTTGCTGGGTTGGAAACCTGCGATTCCTGGGCGACGGATGCGCACAAGACGCTCAATGTGCCGTACGACTGCGGCGTGGCAATCGTGTCGCGCCCGGAGGCGGTTCGATCGGTGTTCGGGGCGCACACCAGCTACCTGATCGCCGACGACCACGGCCCGGGCGATCCGTTCGAGAAGGTTCCGGAGTTCTCCCGTCGCGCCCGTGGCGTTCCCGTCTGGGCGGCGCTGCGGTCCCTCGGCCGGTCCGGCGTCGTGGCGCTCGTCGACCGACTGGTGGCCCATGCGCAGACCTTCGCCGGCGCGCTGGCCGACATGCCCGGCGTCGAGGTGCTCAACGACGTCGTCTTCACGCAGGTGAGCATCAGCTTCGGCTCTGATGAGCGCACCCGCAGTATCACCGCGAGGATCGTCGCCGACGGCACCACCTGGATGTCGGGCTCGCACTGGGGGGGCCGGGACATCCTGCGCATCTCGGTGAGCAACTGGTCGACGGATGACGACGACGTTGCCCGCAGCCTCGCGGCGATCGAACGCGCAATCGCCGCAGAGGACGCCGTCTGA
- a CDS encoding alpha/beta fold hydrolase, whose amino-acid sequence MITALADGRLLAEKTGSSPAAVVALHGWARSGADFSRVVDGLDAVAIHLPGFGITPEPTEAWGSEDYADDLADALAGLPPVIVVGHSFGGRVAVRLAAKHPELVRGLVLTGVPLLRLAAAPKASASYRAVRWLAKRGLVSPKALEAQRQKHGSADYKAARGVMRDVLVKAVSENYNDDLARIACPVRMVWGENDTAAPADAGLAASRLLADASFRTVPGAGHLLEGALVPALREELHTLIEQLGPNREAHA is encoded by the coding sequence GTGATCACGGCACTGGCAGATGGGCGGCTTCTCGCCGAGAAAACGGGGTCATCACCGGCAGCGGTTGTGGCCCTGCACGGTTGGGCCCGCAGCGGTGCTGACTTCTCCCGTGTCGTAGACGGTCTCGACGCCGTCGCCATCCACCTGCCCGGCTTCGGCATAACCCCCGAGCCCACCGAGGCCTGGGGCAGCGAAGACTATGCGGATGACCTGGCCGACGCCCTCGCAGGCCTGCCGCCCGTGATCGTCGTAGGGCATTCCTTCGGCGGGCGCGTCGCCGTGCGCCTCGCCGCGAAGCACCCGGAACTTGTGCGCGGCCTCGTGCTGACCGGCGTTCCGCTGCTGCGTCTCGCCGCCGCACCCAAAGCATCCGCCTCATACCGTGCCGTGCGCTGGCTGGCGAAGCGCGGCCTCGTGTCGCCGAAGGCGCTCGAGGCGCAACGGCAGAAGCACGGCTCGGCCGACTACAAGGCCGCCCGCGGCGTCATGCGTGACGTGCTCGTGAAGGCCGTCAGCGAGAACTACAACGACGACCTCGCCCGCATCGCCTGCCCCGTGCGCATGGTGTGGGGCGAGAATGACACGGCGGCGCCGGCGGATGCTGGGCTCGCCGCGAGCAGGCTGCTCGCGGATGCCTCCTTCCGCACCGTTCCCGGTGCCGGGCACCTGCTGGAGGGCGCGCTCGTGCCCGCCCTGCGCGAAGAACTGCACACCCTCATCGAACAGCTGGGGCCGAACCGGGAGGCGCACGCATGA
- a CDS encoding Mur ligase family protein produces the protein MSTADIVTLVIGLVLSVTALGLAGVRWLRVAQREHYIAGWTTRIAALWAVRLPINIVLKIVAVLLAVVGLFLWSGLPLIGLALTALLPWGLGLRGRSAPLAWTDRAKRLAVAYAAVLLLASAALLIAIGFAGVVLVVLAAPLLMDLVLVPMNALEKSLSNKYLVSARKRLGQVRPTVVAITGSYGKTSTKGYVAHVLAGAFSVVASPASFNNLMGLSRAVNDRVVPGTEVFVAEMGVYGPGEIRELSASFPPDIAAITTIGEAHLARMKTRETIAAAKAEITERAKTVVLPIDQPELAALAARCRAEGKRVVTVSTIPGTEADAVVDADAGTVTIAGTVHPVEVPGTGHAVNIAVTIGIALALDLDASAIAPRLASLPGSQHRAEVQQAPNGTTIIDDTYNSNPVGAERALEGAAALAAERGGQLVVVTPGMVELGPVQEQRNSEFAQSITRHGGQLLIVGRTNRAALLTGAAAAEHPPLVFDRREQAVQRALDQAAERGVILYENDLPDHYP, from the coding sequence ATGAGCACCGCAGACATCGTCACACTCGTGATCGGCCTCGTGCTGAGCGTCACCGCGCTCGGTCTGGCTGGCGTGCGCTGGCTTCGGGTCGCGCAGCGTGAGCACTACATCGCCGGGTGGACGACGCGCATCGCTGCACTCTGGGCGGTGCGGCTGCCCATCAACATCGTGCTGAAGATCGTGGCCGTGCTGCTGGCCGTAGTCGGCCTGTTCCTCTGGAGCGGCCTGCCGCTGATCGGTCTCGCGCTCACCGCCCTGCTGCCGTGGGGTCTCGGCCTCCGCGGCAGGAGCGCGCCACTCGCCTGGACGGACCGGGCCAAGCGCCTCGCCGTCGCCTATGCGGCCGTGCTGCTGCTCGCATCCGCCGCACTGCTGATCGCCATCGGGTTCGCCGGCGTCGTGCTCGTCGTGCTCGCCGCCCCGCTGCTCATGGACCTCGTGCTGGTGCCCATGAACGCGCTCGAGAAGAGCCTCTCGAACAAATATCTGGTCAGCGCCCGCAAGCGGCTCGGCCAGGTGCGACCCACCGTCGTCGCCATCACGGGCTCCTACGGCAAGACGTCCACCAAGGGTTACGTCGCGCATGTTCTCGCGGGCGCGTTCTCGGTGGTCGCCTCCCCGGCCAGCTTCAACAACCTCATGGGGCTCTCGCGTGCCGTCAACGACCGCGTCGTGCCCGGCACCGAGGTGTTCGTCGCCGAGATGGGCGTGTACGGCCCCGGCGAGATCCGCGAACTGAGCGCAAGTTTCCCGCCCGACATCGCCGCCATCACGACGATCGGCGAGGCCCACCTGGCGCGCATGAAGACCCGCGAGACGATCGCCGCAGCGAAAGCCGAGATCACCGAGCGCGCCAAGACCGTCGTGCTGCCCATTGACCAGCCGGAGCTCGCCGCGCTCGCCGCCCGATGCCGAGCGGAGGGCAAGAGGGTCGTGACCGTCTCGACGATCCCGGGCACAGAGGCCGACGCGGTCGTCGATGCGGATGCCGGCACCGTCACCATCGCAGGCACGGTGCACCCGGTCGAGGTGCCGGGAACAGGGCACGCCGTCAACATCGCCGTCACCATCGGCATCGCGCTCGCGCTCGACCTCGACGCATCCGCCATCGCCCCCCGCCTGGCCTCGCTGCCCGGCTCGCAGCATCGCGCCGAAGTGCAGCAGGCGCCGAACGGCACAACCATCATCGACGACACCTACAACTCGAACCCCGTCGGAGCGGAGCGCGCGCTCGAAGGAGCAGCGGCCCTCGCGGCGGAACGCGGCGGGCAACTCGTGGTCGTCACCCCCGGGATGGTCGAGCTCGGCCCCGTGCAGGAGCAGCGCAACAGCGAGTTCGCGCAGTCGATCACGCGCCACGGCGGGCAGCTGCTCATCGTCGGCCGCACCAACCGTGCGGCGCTCCTCACAGGCGCTGCCGCAGCGGAGCATCCGCCCCTCGTCTTCGACCGCAGGGAGCAGGCCGTGCAGCGCGCTCTCGATCAGGCAGCCGAGCGAGGCGTTATCCTCTATGAGAACGATCTGCCGGACCATTACCCCTGA
- a CDS encoding DUF3515 family protein: protein MSQLPRPAQAGALTALALLGTLALAGCSQAVPMTAAVDAVNPDCAEIMVRIPTAIDELDKRETDAQATAAWGSPAAILLHCGVEVPGPSTLPCFTLKNVDWLRDDSDAPTYVFTTYGRDPAVRVTVDSDLASGTNALVALGNAVGSLPAQGACTAAEDVLGTEPAAE from the coding sequence ATGTCACAACTGCCCCGCCCGGCTCAAGCCGGAGCCCTCACCGCCCTCGCACTCCTCGGAACGCTCGCGCTAGCCGGATGTTCCCAGGCCGTGCCCATGACGGCCGCCGTCGACGCCGTCAACCCGGACTGCGCCGAGATCATGGTGCGCATACCCACCGCCATCGACGAACTCGACAAGCGGGAGACGGATGCCCAGGCCACAGCCGCATGGGGAAGCCCCGCCGCCATACTCCTCCACTGCGGAGTCGAAGTGCCCGGGCCATCCACCCTCCCCTGCTTCACACTGAAGAACGTCGACTGGCTGCGCGACGACAGCGACGCACCCACCTACGTCTTCACCACATACGGGCGCGACCCCGCCGTGCGCGTCACCGTCGACAGCGACCTCGCCTCAGGGACGAACGCGCTCGTCGCGCTCGGCAACGCGGTAGGCAGCCTGCCCGCGCAGGGCGCCTGCACCGCGGCCGAGGACGTGCTCGGGACAGAGCCGGCGGCGGAGTAG
- the thiL gene encoding thiamine-phosphate kinase — MTDAVTLSEIGESAALARIFPRLPEAKATLLGPGDDAAVVAAPDGRFVVTTDMMIHGPDFRLAWSSPFDLGWKAAASNLSDVAAMGAVPSALVLALAVPAETPVSFLERVADGMREACAELSAGCGVVGGDLSVSAAMTFAVTAFGDLEGRMPVLRSGARVGDTVAVSGALGAAAEGLRLLFEHGVDERGEPDAARASALGDRTAAQLRPRPPIADGRLAALGGATAMLDLSDGLAKDAARVAAASGVAIDFASAALGDDPELALGGGEDHSLFATFPAGTALPGGFRAIGTVVEGSGVLLDGAPHDASGWDPYTGWSGARG, encoded by the coding sequence ATGACGGATGCCGTGACCCTTTCCGAGATCGGGGAGTCTGCTGCTCTCGCCCGCATCTTCCCGCGGCTGCCTGAGGCGAAGGCGACGCTGCTGGGCCCGGGCGATGATGCGGCGGTGGTTGCGGCGCCCGATGGCCGTTTCGTGGTGACGACGGACATGATGATCCACGGGCCCGATTTCAGGCTTGCCTGGTCGTCGCCGTTCGATCTGGGGTGGAAGGCCGCGGCATCGAATCTGTCGGATGTCGCGGCGATGGGTGCCGTGCCGTCGGCGCTCGTGCTGGCGCTTGCGGTGCCGGCGGAGACGCCGGTGTCGTTCCTTGAGCGTGTGGCCGATGGGATGCGGGAGGCATGCGCGGAGCTGTCGGCGGGCTGCGGTGTTGTCGGGGGTGACCTGTCGGTGTCCGCGGCGATGACGTTCGCGGTGACCGCGTTCGGCGATCTTGAGGGGCGGATGCCGGTGCTCCGTTCTGGCGCGCGCGTCGGCGACACGGTTGCCGTGTCCGGGGCGTTGGGTGCTGCGGCGGAGGGCCTGCGTCTGTTGTTCGAGCACGGCGTCGACGAGCGGGGCGAGCCGGATGCGGCGCGCGCCTCCGCGCTGGGGGATCGCACGGCCGCTCAGTTGCGACCGCGGCCGCCCATCGCCGACGGGCGTCTGGCGGCGCTCGGCGGGGCCACGGCGATGTTGGATCTGAGTGACGGGCTGGCGAAGGATGCCGCCCGGGTCGCGGCGGCGAGCGGCGTGGCGATCGATTTCGCGTCGGCTGCGCTCGGTGACGACCCCGAGTTGGCTCTGGGCGGCGGCGAGGACCATTCGCTGTTCGCGACGTTCCCTGCGGGCACGGCGCTGCCCGGCGGCTTCCGGGCCATCGGCACCGTCGTCGAGGGCTCGGGTGTGCTGCTCGACGGAGCGCCGCATGATGCTTCCGGCTGGGACCCGTACACGGGCTGGAGCGGTGCCCGCGGCTGA
- the rsmD gene encoding 16S rRNA (guanine(966)-N(2))-methyltransferase RsmD, with translation MTRIISGFAGSLTIAVPPKGTRPTSDRVREAIFSSLEARDAIDGARVLDLYAGSGALGLEAASRGAAHVTLVEKHAAASAVCRKNAALLLKSAPQQLRIEVAATPVQTFLASNTTPNDLVFIDPPYELGEAELAADLAALSLTPGAVVLVERSSRSPEPGWPAGLQPERSRQYGDTTLWWAIAE, from the coding sequence ATGACCCGCATCATCTCCGGCTTCGCGGGCTCGCTCACGATCGCCGTGCCCCCCAAAGGAACCCGACCCACAAGCGACCGTGTGCGCGAGGCCATCTTCTCCTCGCTCGAAGCGCGCGACGCCATCGACGGCGCGCGCGTGCTCGACCTCTACGCCGGCTCGGGAGCGCTCGGCCTCGAAGCCGCCAGCCGGGGCGCCGCCCACGTGACCCTCGTCGAGAAGCACGCCGCCGCATCCGCCGTCTGCAGAAAGAATGCGGCGCTACTGCTGAAGTCCGCCCCGCAGCAGCTGCGCATCGAGGTCGCCGCGACGCCGGTGCAGACATTCCTCGCCTCGAACACGACGCCGAACGACCTCGTCTTCATCGACCCGCCCTACGAACTCGGCGAAGCCGAACTCGCCGCCGACCTGGCCGCGCTCAGCCTCACGCCCGGCGCCGTCGTGCTCGTCGAACGCAGCTCCCGCTCACCCGAACCCGGCTGGCCCGCGGGGCTGCAACCCGAACGCAGCCGCCAGTACGGTGACACAACACTCTGGTGGGCCATCGCCGAGTAG